The following coding sequences lie in one Xiphias gladius isolate SHS-SW01 ecotype Sanya breed wild chromosome 24, ASM1685928v1, whole genome shotgun sequence genomic window:
- the hivep1 gene encoding zinc finger protein 40 isoform X2, with the protein MPRTKQNNPKNLKDKIEEAQKELKDPKGPQKGISESSRRNADNIKGLKRKKVVAENQLKKIPKSPVKKPLQSKTSETALHGTSSKETTPSCSSSLNNPSHSPSTSPSEKADPQYAPPVAASPDKGASSTDAGRLKQEETSSRPPSLEPTDGGEGSLITTKVSQPKDIKSQDPSFEGDPFHSSAPLDVLLKAMEPDFSTLAERKNSLQVIAIGKPASTLHAQTSGELTTMPAVNVGLQTQPSHMQTYYIDKQGNFIGIAAPPQGNVQTSTQGTPMQSSPLATPHFMPVASNPEKPSLHMSFNTGPSTITHAPVPSGSNALPQSQPPIVHTCQSLSASVPSTIQVPVTPGTNQVQMTTVINFGAEQASKDQKPKKPGKYVCEYCSRACAKPSVLLKHIRSHTGERPYPCVTCGFSFKTKSNLYKHKKSHAHAIKLGLIARSESGGGSLSQESDKALGTHSEPEESGDSDEEGSTADLDPDSSQSSVAALTENCLQNAGTTQVSHGELDSSAVFESIKPTPGQRAHEPKVTAALPKVVVYPVNVSPLRADSPRVTGAAPEQAAAQRQRDFQTANLRSSITVLSSLKEVDGSNPSLDTVSEDEDQQCKSPLLGGHAQLQRQQATDFSQQQQAKCLLSPRSLGSTDSGYFSRSESADQAMSPPSPFVKITPPVDIDIAKNTLPNVPPVVATVMHVAAEQKPRATEGQMRPPLEAKALSLEERISKLISDNEAVVDNKQLDSVKPRRTSLSRRGSIDSPKSYIFKDSFQFDLKPMGRRSSSSSDIPKSPFTPTDKSKPVFLLSVPSQYPPMDCLPITRSNSMPTTPGHSALPLNVAPLPHPLRICHSFDDKISSLNDDVFSSAPSTPNPAIHSRTLVRQAAVEDFSTSEGHGLPTVRSMDEGYHGPSSSTELMQRSRSFEHSQDRNRKPLQNKGTMYECETCRNRYRKLENFETHKKFYCSELHGPKNKPIAVKETDQDVFHVNIQQPIVPRSTSGSGILDHQTSIRKRRKMKSVGDEDDQSPTDTNPPCSVNFELPTALASRTFSQHAVIVDIQPKNNQSKLPQIPLVARGINSSDSRLSPIRETQISTSTKGDMQRQGSGTSVIRHTNSLSRPNSFETESIDRASPVDSMEKDPLNKPKKDPTANVSADNYHEQISKPKSADYGKQRKEQCTDCTVAAVGENSTPVHQSRLVRQNNIQVPEILVTEEPDREHETQTTESADKPTDQFSWPQRSESLSKLPAEKLPPKKKRIRLAQMDQSSGESSFESSLSRSFSRESSLSRCSSISASFDRDDPSRSESPSRGECVGKIPESQGLPSTFNTLGVPGMMRRAASEQITCTQPSVEISCDYRSKSFDSGNLSPSRSLSPVGQPKGAQITQVSQVPLIERRRGPLVRQMSLKIGPENLQPVRKAVIPLDKPPITNVSSLTQNRSQQIHIANRRPMAQPFILHSDESPLQKNEQMVQSINLGSPTQQPQIHGLPHPWHQTSRVRICQKIPQPLSQILVCRENVQNKPADTEEKKCFVPKYQLQSPALKPGQTFSFSSTQRTQIALPVLTIPIANPILNVSKSSDVIQNVYAAQPNQLASEIKTQTVVLSGEQQRDPFEQTQAGASPLPQILITHEQMHPVPSVSNKNSLSSTHIVDSDTHAVPSAKKDRTQTQTVNTHNHTGERAPSLGSLHCTQKLASVTLCPQQEPTASSKRMLSPANSLDIYMEKHQKRAKDEHGVACLTDGRSVNYLNSKMSEVTRQRKLTLVRQVCTTEPVDSPIETEAPPLPQIKTDGEKDSEAIDDVKPMSPDSAGLEKDTSTVIHEEVGPALNTTPGTHCTSIPANNTLRPQEKAEEQRWIPAKSPIRPSSIHGSQVKLTTSVSVVNTKDSHRLSFPSLKTATTFTWCFLMKRKPLHVPQTDLKTSAYATWKVSPNNPNPLGLPTKVVMSLFDSKQSSKKIHYTSAIRTSGKSDFLSYSGKLKDVMPRVPIAQRSVSVETRGKVQPENQASNDSDKDLVSKSEPRRVKIFDGGYKSNEEYVYVRGRGRGKYICEECGIRCKKPSMLRKHIRTHSDVRPYHCLHCNFSFKTKGNLTKHMKSKAHSKKCMEMGVPEGLIEDQDAEDSGDRSQVSSADRQDSDGYDSDGPDDEENDDNEEEEEDSQAESGLSTNPSVSASPQHIPSKEAEISPSALLAQMSISSVSLPMSQPPAPESYTSDSESVPMMSPVSLTKQISISGSCCSPLPLPTSPPPVATTSEFYTSDTESVHMMSPVSPCRQMSIDYPDFDVPPSPPVPGKGSRLGQDTSATPPAMATSDLGIPVDRSTQTSSYASQGPVHFPAQGLSQTTGTETQTHLFSHLPLHSQQPSRSSYSMVPVGGIQLVPAGLAAYSTFVPIQAGPVQLTIPAVSVIHRNTSPLPAPNTPPQPEGLQTQPLVVQEPISSVVPCFPLGQVTGLQAQTIQPVGLETLNLMGLTNTGLASTQLLPQQGLTLNATLGLQVLAANPTSQSSTGPQTHVPGLQIVNIALPAIIPSLSPLSNLSPLPGSSGRQGSPEAPGTQPSENEHGLGSSLSCIPASPPAPLKVSSSPELTTGSGACPGGSSGAELTQTVEREQRDKSPQPHPSPAPESQADSAKESPVEGARDPAPPRPPPVTSWQKVIDDYNEVSSDDEDRLVIAT; encoded by the exons ATAAAATCGAAGAGGCACAGAAAGAGCTTAAAGACCCCAAAGGCCCACAGAAAG GGATATCTGAAAGCAGTCGTAGAAATGCAGATAACATAAAAGgcctgaagaggaaaaaggttGTTGCAGAGAATCAGCTTAAGAAAATTCCTAAATCTCCAGTGAAGAAGCCCCTGCAGTCGAAAACATCTGAAACTGCGCTCCACGGAACGTCGTCCAAGGAAACCACACCTTCTTGCTCCTCCTCCTTAAACAATCCTTCCCACAGTCCTTCAACATCACCCAGTGAGAAAGCAGACCCACAATATGCCCCACCAGTTGCAGCATCCCCTGACAAGGGGGCATCTTCAACTGATGCTGGAAGGCTGAAGCAAGAAGAAACATCTTCTAGGCCACCATCACTTGAGCCCACTGATGGTGGGGAGGGCTCTTTGATTACTACCAAAGTGTCTCAACCCAAAGACATCAAGAGCCAAGACCCCAGTTTTGAGGGAGATCCTTTCCACAGCAGTGCTCCACTTGATGTTCTACTTAAGGCCATGGAGCCTGACTTCAGTACACTGGCtgaaaggaaaaactccttGCAGGTCATAGCCATTGGAAAACCAGCTTCCACCCTTCATGCTCAAACCAGTGGTGAATTAACAACAATGCCAGCTGTCAATGTTGGTCTCCAGACCCAACCTTCCCATATGCAGACTTATTATATTGACAAACAAGGCAACTTTATTGGCATTGCAGCACCACCACAGGGAAATGTGCAGACATCTACACAAGGTACACCCATGCAGTCCTCTCCACTTGCTACACCGCATTTTATGCCTGTTGCTTCAAATCCAGAGAAGCCTAGCTTGCACATGAGCTTTAATACTGGACCATCCACTATAACTCATGCACCTGTTCCCTCAGGCTCCAATGCTTTGCCGCAAAGCCAACCCCCCATTGTGCATACATGCCAGTCCCTCTCAGCAAGTGTTCCCAGCACCATTCAGGTCCCAGTTACACCTGGCACCAACCAAGTTCAGATGACCACTGTAATAAACTTTGGTGCTGAACAGGCTTCCAAGGACCAAAAGCCTAAGAAGCCAGGAAAGTATGTTTGTGAATACTGCAGCCGGGCATGTGCAAAACCCAGTGTGCTGCTCAAACATATCAGGTCTCACACAGGAGAAAGACCATACCCCTGTGTTACTTGTGGCTTCTCATTCAAAACCAAGAGCAACTTATACAAGCACAAGAAATCACATGCTCATGCTATAAAACTGGGTCTCATTGCACGCTCTGAATCTGGAGGTGGATCACTATCTCAAGAATCTGACAAAGCCCTTGGGACACATTCAGAGCCAGAGGAGAGTGGGGACAGTGATGAAGAAGGTAGCACTGCAGACTTGGACCCTGACTCATCACAGAGCAGTGTGGCAGCTTTGACTGAAAATTGTTTACAGAATGCAGGTACAACCCAAGTAAGTCATGGAGAATTGGACTCATCAGCTGTGTTTGAGTCAATCAAACCGACACCTGGACAGAGGGCTCATGAGCCCAAAGTTACAGCTGCACTTCCAAAAGTTGTTGTATACCCAGTTAATGTCTCCCCTCTGAGGGCAGATAGCCCGAGAGTTACAGGTGCAGCACCTGAGCAAGCCGCTGCACAACGGCAACGAGACTTCCAGACTGCCAATCTGAGATCAAGCATTACAGTCCTGTCATCTCTGAAAGAGGTGGATGGTTCAAATCCCTCACTAGATACTGTGAGTGAAGATGAAGACCAGCAGTGCAAGTCTCCACTGTTAGGTGGACACGCTCAGCTTCAGAGGCAACAAGCAACTGACTTCTCTCAACAGCAACAGGCCAAGTGTCTACTTAGTCCCCGCAGTTTGGGAAGTACAGATTCTGGCTACTTCTCGCGCTCTGAAAGTGCTGACCAGGCCATGAGTCCACCCAGTCCTTTTGTAAAGATAACGCCACCGGTAGACATCGACATTGCCAAGAATACTCTTCCAAATGTCCCACCTGTGGTCGCCACAGTGATGCATGTAGCAGCTGAGCAAAAGCCACGGGCCACAGAGGGACAGATGCGTCCACCATTAGAAGCCAAAGCACTGTCTCTGGAGGAACGAATTTCAAAGTTGATATCTGATAATGAGGCGGTAGTTGACAACAAGCAGCTGGACAGTGTAAAGCCAAGGAGGACATCTCTCTCAAGGAGAGGTAGCATAGACTCCCCTAAATCATACATATTTAAAGACTCTTTTCAGTTTGATCTTAAACCAATGGGAAGAAGGTCAAGTTCCAGTTCAGACATCCCTAAGTCCCCATTCACTCCCACAGATAAATCTAAGCCagtatttcttctctctgtacCTTCTCAATACCCACCAATGGATTGTTTGCCAATTACGAGGAGTAACTCTATGCCTACTACACCTGGACACTCTGCTCTTCCCCTTAATGttgcccccctcccccacccttTGCGAATTTGTCATTCATTTGATGACAAAATTAGTTCATTGAACGATGATGTATTTTCATCAGCCCCGTCAACCCCAAATCCAGCAATACATTCTCGTACACTAGTCAGACAAGCAGCAGTGGAAGACTTTTCCACAAGTGAGGGGCATGGCCTCCCTACTGTTCGCTCCATGGATGAGGGCTATCATGGTCCAAGCAGTTCCACTGAACTGATGCAAAGAAGCAGATCTTTTGAGCACAGtcaggacagaaacagaaagccTCTGCAGAATAAAGGCACAATGTATGAGTGTGAAACCTGTCGTAACAGGTACAGAAAGTTAGAGAATTTTGAAACCCACAAGAAATTCTATTGCTCTGAGCTTCATGGTCCAAAAAACAAGCCAATTGCTGTTAAAGAAACTGATCAAGATGTTTTTCACGTTAACATACAGCAGCCCATAGTCCCTAGATCAACTAGTGGCTCAGGAATACTTGATCACCAGACGTCAATtaggaagagaaggaaaatgaaaagtgttgGAGATGAGGATGATCAATCTCCAACTGACACCAATCCACCTTGTTCTGTTAATTTTGAGCTACCAACAGCTCTGGCAAGTCGGACTTTTTCTCAGCATGCTGTGATAGTAGATATACAGCCCAAAAACAACCAGTCAAAGCTACCTCAGATTCCGCTTGTAGCAAGAGGTATAAATAGTTCAGATTCCAGACTGTCACCAATACGAGAGACCCAGATCAGCACTTCCACTAAAGGAGACATGCAAAGGCAAGGCAGTGGTACGTCAGTCATTAGACACACCAACTCCCTCAGCAGACCCAATTCATTTGAGACAGAATCTATTGACAGGGCTTCTCCTGTTGATAGTATGGAGAAGGATCCCCTAAACAAGCCCAAAAAAGATCCAACAGCAAATGTCTCAGCTGACAACTACCATGAGCAAATATCCAAACCCAAGAGTGCTGACTATGGAAAACAAAGGAAGGAACAATGCACTGATTGCACAGTAGCAGCAGTTGGTGAAAATTCCACTCCTGTCCACCAGTCTCGTCTGGTTCGTCAAAATAACATCCAAGTTCCTGAGATTCTGGTGACAGAGGAGCCCGACAGAGAGCACGAAACACAAACTACTGAGTCAGCAGATAAACCCACAGATCAGTTCAGCTGGCCTCAGAGAAGTGAGAGTTTGTCAAAGTTACCAGCGGAGAAACTTCCtcctaaaaagaaaaggattcGCCTTGCTCAAATGGACCAATCCTCTGGTGAATCCAGTTTTGAGTCCAGCCTCTCAAGAAGCTTTAGCAGGGAGAGTAGTCTTTCTCGTTGTTCCAGCATCTCAGCCTCTTTTGACAGAGATGACCCATCTAGGTCAGAGAGTCCTTCTAGAGGGGAGTGTGTCGGCAAAATTCCAGAGTCTCAAGGTTTGCCATCGACTTTCAACACCCTTGGTGTGCCCGGAATGATGAGGCGTGCTGCATCTGAACAGATCACTTGTACTCAACCCTCTGTGGAGATTTCATGTGACTATCGTAGCAAGTCTTTTGACTCTGGTAATTTATCTCCCAGCAGATCTCTATCACCTGTCGGCCAGCCAAAAGGTGCACAAATCACCCAAGTTTCCCAGGTGCCGCTTATTGAAAGGAGGCGGGGGCCATTAGTTCGGCAGATGTCTTTAAAGATAGGCCCAGAGAATCTTCAACCTGTTCGGAAAGCAGTCATACCTCTAGATAAGCCCCCCATTACCAATGTTAGCTCTTTAACTCAGAATAGATCCCAGCAGATTCACATTGCCAATAGGCGCCCCATGGCACAGCCTTTTATCCTGCATAGTGATGAATCACCCTTGCAAAAGAATGAGCAAATGGTGCAAAGCATTAATTTGGGTAGCCCAACTCAGCAGCCACAAATCCATGGCCTTCCACACCCTTGGCATCAAACATCAAGGGTTCGAATATGCCAAAAGATACCACAACCGCTGAGCCAGATCTTAGTTTGTCGTGAGAATGTCCAAAACaaaccagctgacactgaagaaaagaaatgttttgtgcCCAAATACCAACTGCAGAGTCCCGCTCTGAAACCGggccaaacattttcattctcGAGCACACAGAGAACTCAGATAGCCTTGCCAGTTTTAACAATACCTATTGCCAATCCGATTTTGAATGTTTCAAAATCGTCAGATGTAATTCAAAATGTATATGCTGCTCAACCCAATCAACTGGCTTCTGAGATTAAGACACAGACTGTAGTTTTGTCAGGTGAACAGCAAAGAGACCCGTTTGAACAGACACAAGCAGGTGCTTCACCATTGCCACAGATCCTGATAACTCATGAGCAGATGCACCCTGTTCCTTCTGTGTCCAATAAAAATAGCCTGTCATCCACTCACATTGTAGATAGCGATACTCATGCTGTACCAAGTGCAAAGAAGGACAGGACTCAAACTCAAACAGTTAACACTCATAACCATACTGGAGAGCGAGCACCTTCTCTTGGGTCTTTACATTGCACACAGAAACTGGCATCAGTAACTCTATGCCCACAGCAGGAACCCACTGCTTCGAGCAAACGAATGCTGTCACCTGCCAACAGCTTGGATATCTACATGGAAAAGCACCAAAAACGGGCTAAGGATGAGCATGGTGTGGCCTGTCTAACTGATGGCAGGTCAGTCAATTATCTTAATTCCAAGATGTCAGAGGTAACCCGACAGCGGAAGCTAACACTTGTAAGGCAGGTTTGCACAACTGAACCAGTGGACAGTCCCATTGAAACTGAGGCTCCACCTCTGCCTCAGATTAAAACAGATGGGGAGAAGGATTCAGAGGCTATTGATGATGTTAAGCCTATGTCACCAGACAGTGCTGGGCTGGAAAAAGACACAAGCACTGTTATTCATGAGGAGGTAGGCCCCGCCCTGAATACTACACCTGGAACCCATTGCACCTCCATACCAGCTAATAACACTCTGAGGCCCCAAGAGAAAGCTGAGGAACAGAGGTGGATCCCTGCTAAATCCCCTATTAGGCCTTCCAGTATCCATGGGAGTCAGGTGAAACTGACCacatctgtgtctgtggttAACACAAAAGACAGTCACCGCCTGTCTTTCCCCAGCCTGAAGACTGCCACCACTTTCACATGGTGTTTCTTGATGAAAAGGAAACCTCTTCATGTTCCACAGACTGACCTGAAGACTTCAGCATATGCTACCTGGAAAGTCAGCCCCAATAACCCTAACCCACTTGGGTTGCCCACCAAGGTGGTCATGTCTCTGTTTGACTCCAAGCAGAGCTCCAAGAAAATACACTACACCTCGGCCATAAGAACTAGCGGAAAATCAGATTTCTTGTCTTACTCGGGCAAGCTGAAAGATGTCATGCCCAGG GTGCCAATAGCCCAGAGGTCTGTATCAGTTGAAACCAGAGGTAAAGTGCAACCAGAAAATCAAGCCAGCAATGACTCAGACAAGGACTTGGTATCTAAATCGGAGCCAAGACGGGTCAAAATATTTGATGGCGG ATACAAATCTAATGAAGAGTACGTTTACGTACGTGGGCGAGGACGTGGTAAATACATCTGTGAGGAATGTGGAATCCGCTGTAAGAAGCCCAGCATGCTGCGCAAACACATCCGCACCCACTCTGATGTCCGGCCATACCACTGTCTCCACTGTAACTTCTCCTTCAAGACAAAAG GAAATCTGACCAAGCACATGAAGTCCAAGGCACACAGTAAGAAATGCATGGAGATGGGGGTGCCTGAGGGTCTCATTGAGGATCAGGATGCAGAGGACTCTG GAGACCGCAGCCAGGTGAGCAGTGCAGACCGTCAAGATTCAGATGGTTATGACTCTGATGGCCCCGATGATGAGGAGAATGATGacaatgaggaggaagaggaggacagccAGGCAGAGTCTGGCCTGTCCACCAACCCTTCTGTCTCTGCCAGCCCACAGCATATCCCTTCCAAAGAGGCTGAAATCTCTCCTAGCGCCCTCCTAGCCCAGATGTCAATCAGCTCAGTCTCCCTCCCTATGTCCCAGCCTCCAGCTCCCGAATCCTACACATCAGACTCAGAATCCGTCCCCATGATGAGCCCTGTCTCCCTCACCAAGCAGATATCCATCTCTGGGTCCTGCTGCAGCCCACTGCCTCTCCCTACCTCACCTCCACCTGTTGCCACCACATCCGAGTTCTACACCTCAGACACAGAGTCGGTTCACATGATGAGCCCAGTGTCACCGTGCAGGCAGATGTCCATTGACTACCCTGACTTTGATGTGCCCCCTAGTCCCCCTGTGCCAGGCAAGGGCTCCAGGCTAGGCCAG gACACCTCCGCTACCCCTCCTGCTATGGCAACCAGTGACTTGGGCATACCGGTGGACCGGAGCACTCAGACTTCCTCCTATGCTTCTCAAGGTCCCGTGCACTTTCCAGCACAGGGACTATCCCAAACAACAGGAACAGAGACCCAGACCCACCTGTTCAGCCACCTGCCCCTGCACTCCCAGCAGCCGTCTCGCTCGTCTTACAGCATGGTCCCAGTTGGGGGGATCCAGCTGGTGCCCGCTGGCTTGGCAGCTTACTCCACCTTTGTACCAATCCAGGCTGGCCCCGTCCAGCTCACCATCCCAGCAGTGAGCGTcattcacagaaacacaagccCGTTACCAGCTCCCAACACTCCCCCGCAACCGGAGGGCTTGCAGACCCAGCCACTGGTGGTCCAGGAACCAATCAGTAGTGTTGTTCCCTGCTTCCCCCTAGGGCAGGTCACTGGCCTGCAGGCTCAAACAATACAACCAGTGGGTCTGGAGACACTTAACCTCATGGGGCTGACCAACACAGGCCTGGCATCCACCCAGTTGCTGCCCCAGCAAGGGCTCACCCTCAATGCCACGCTCGGGCTGCAGGTTTTAGCTGCCAACCCTACCTCCCAAAGCAGCACTGGCCCCCAGACACATGTCCCAGGTCTGCAGATAGTTAACATCGCCCTGCCTGCCATCATTCCTTCTCTTAGCCCTCTCTCCAATCTTAGTCCTCTCCCTGGGTCCTCTGGGAGGCAGGGCAGCCCTGAAGCTCCGGGAACACAGCCATCAGAAAATGAACATGGGCTTGGTTCTTCGCTGAGCTGCATCCCTGCTTCTCCACCTGCCCCTCTGAAGGTCAGCAGCTCTCCAGAGCTGACCACAGGCAGCGGGGCTTGCCCTGGAGGCAGCAGCGGAGCAGAGCTCACACAGACTGTTGAGAGGGAACAAAGGGATAAATCCCCACAGCCGCATCCGTCACCAGCTCCGGAGAGCCAAGCAGACAGTGCAAAGGAGTCACCAGTTGAGGGAGCTAGAGATCCTGCACCTCCAAGACCACCGCCAGTGACCAGCTGGCAGAAGGTAATTGATGACTATAATGAGGTGTCCAGTGATGATGAAGACAGACTGGTCATTGCCACCTGA